The following proteins come from a genomic window of Acidobacteriota bacterium:
- a CDS encoding sigma-70 family RNA polymerase sigma factor, whose product MTQAKKLVAPGLSEAEAIQRAQRGDAEAFEGLYGLHKRRVYSLCLRMTGNTAEAEDLTQEAFLQLYRKIATFRGESAFSTWLHRLAVNVVLMHLRKKGLPEVSLEETLEPQQEDGPRKDIGALDNVLAGSIDRVNLERAIESLPPGYRIIFVLHDIEGYEHNEIAEMMGCSIGNSKSQLHKARMKLRDLLKLSQAEQKAARR is encoded by the coding sequence TTGACACAAGCTAAAAAACTGGTAGCTCCCGGGCTTTCGGAAGCAGAGGCGATCCAACGGGCCCAGCGGGGAGATGCGGAGGCTTTTGAAGGCTTGTATGGCCTGCACAAGCGTCGTGTCTACTCACTCTGCCTGCGCATGACCGGGAACACGGCCGAGGCGGAGGACTTGACGCAGGAGGCTTTCTTGCAGCTGTATCGCAAGATCGCGACCTTCCGCGGCGAGTCGGCATTCTCGACCTGGCTGCATCGCCTGGCCGTGAACGTGGTGCTGATGCACCTGCGCAAGAAGGGACTTCCGGAAGTCTCGCTGGAAGAGACGCTGGAGCCGCAGCAGGAAGACGGTCCGAGGAAAGACATCGGCGCGCTCGATAACGTGCTCGCCGGGTCGATCGACCGCGTGAACCTGGAGCGGGCCATCGAAAGCCTGCCGCCGGGATATCGCATCATCTTCGTGCTGCACGATATCGAGGGTTACGAGCACAACGAGATCGCCGAGATGATGGGATGCTCCATCGGCAACAGCAAGTCGCAGCTGCACAAGGCCCGCATGAAGCTTCGCGACCTGCTCAAGTTGAGCCAGGCAGAACAGAAAGCGGCACGGCGATAA